In a genomic window of Quercus lobata isolate SW786 chromosome 4, ValleyOak3.0 Primary Assembly, whole genome shotgun sequence:
- the LOC115984720 gene encoding pentatricopeptide repeat-containing protein At2g27610-like: protein MVGKALSHDFGALADDGMVKGARVAFDSMEKRDEVSWNSMVAGYVTNGLDLEAFEMFYQMRLAGVMLTQMIFATMIKLCANLKELGFARQLHCQNVVSWTAMISGYLQNGGTRQAVNLFCQMNRESVRPNHFTYSTILTADHPAISTFQLHAQVIKTNYEKSSSVGTALLDAYVKMGCIDEAAKVFELIDEKDIVAWSAMVAGYAQREDAEGAVKFISGWQKRVSNQMSLPSVVSFMPYFFTPYVFTRL from the exons ATGGTAGGTAAGGCATTATCTCATGATTTTGGAGCTTTGGCAGATGATG GGATGGTTAAAGGTGCTAGAGTTGCGTTTGATAGTATGGAGAAGAGGGATGAGGTTTCGTGGAACAGTATGGTTGCAGGCTATGTTACAAATGGACTTGACTTGGAAGCTTTTGAAATGTTTTATCAAATGCGACTTGCAGGTGTAATGCTTACACAGATGATATTTGCTACCATGATTAAACTATGTGCTAACCTTAAAGAATTAGGTTTTGCTAGACAGCTTCATTGTCAG AATGTTGTGTCATGGACGGCCATGATCAGTGGGTACTTACAGAATGGTGGAACAAGGCAGGCAGTGAATTTATTTTGCCAAATGAACAGGGAAAGTGTTAGACCGAACCATTTCACTTATTCTACCATCCTTACGGCTGATCATCCTGCCATTTCTACTTTCCAACTACATGCACAAGTCATTAAAACTAATTATGAGAAATCATCTTCAGTAGGAACTGCACTTTTAGATGCTTATGTTAAGATGGGCTGCATTGATGAAGCTGCAAAAGTATTTGAATTGATTGACGAGAAGGACATTGTGGCATGGTCAGCAATGGTAGCTGGATATGCTCAAAGAGAAGACGCAGAGGGAGCTGTTAAATTTATCTCTGGTTGGCAAAAGAGGGTGTCAAACCAAATGAGTTTACCTTCTGTAGTATCGTTTATGCCATATTTTTTTACGCCATATGTTTTTACACGTTTATGA
- the LOC115984090 gene encoding receptor-like protein EIX2: MNTTFVLLNLLYLLLITESISLEAVPSNSIAVNANVRCIEIERVALQKFRKGLKDPFNRLSSWVGQYCCNWEGIGCSNQTSNVVKLDLGSSNLCGLGGGSQYTPDQPNCLSGKLDPSLQNLKYLSYLNLSNINFQGLSFPYFLGSLKKLTFLDLSFTMFSGVVSPSLGNLTNLSYLNLIPSQLSERTLSVSNIYWLTNLSSLQYLNLQNIDLSKAETHWLQVVNMLPSLSELYLSSCGLHHLPQTLPFVNLTSLSVLDLSNNGFNSSSIPPWLFNLTALINLRINLCDLKGPIPNIARASLCNLKNLDMSFNFFIGGPITEFIQALSGCGNHRLEQLNLGSNQLSGVLPHSLGYFTHLRELHLTNNSFSGPIPSSIQHLSRLEILDLSYNLMNGTIPEFIGQLTELSTLDLFSNSWEGTMTETHFLNLKKLTWFALSSTRKSLVLNVTHDWTPPFSLQNVLIKDCQLGPAFPAWLKTQKNLLEISLVNSSISAKIPNWLWNLSSLPLKLDLSHNQLRGDLPKSLSFEWVDLSYNNLTGSLPLWPSVSYLSLRKNLLSGPLPVNIFQRMKKLVTLDLAGNFLNGSIPSLTIGPTGLWFVDLSNNLLSGNIPRHWMSMQNLEAIDLSGNNLLGNIPTSLCSLPTLNWLQLSYNNFSGDLFSTLQNCSSLYALDVGGNRFSGTLPKWIGKRLPSISELRLRGNMLSGPILEQLCFLAHLHVLDFAHNNFSGSIPTCLGNLAGLKSLVEYSTSPIRSLLLPLTYLEHMDLTAKGAQREYYSQIFLMNSIDLSRNNLTGEIPEALTKLSLLFTLNLSWNQLTGKIPENMGALHGLETLDLSCNHLLGPIPPSMSSLTFLSHLNLSYNNLSGPIPSANQFQTFIDPSIYEGNPQLCGPPLITNCSLLPSDGDTEAVDEDNEEFSSEKLWFYVSVVLGFIVGFWIVCGSLVIKKSWRHAYFNFVDDKKDRFFVAVKVNMARLQGKIEA; this comes from the coding sequence ATGAATACCACCTTTGTACTTCTTAATCTTCTTTACCTTCTTTTGATAACCGAATCTATTTCACTTGAAGCTGTACCATCCAATTCTATTGCTGTAAATGCCAACGTGCGTTGCATTGAGATAGAGAGGGTAGCCCTTCAAAAATTCAGAAAAGGTCTTAAGGATCCATTCAATAGGCTTTCTTCTTGGGTGGGTCAATATTGTTGCAATTGGGAAGGCATAGGTTGTAGCAATCAAACGAGCAACGTAGTAAAGCTTGATCTTGGAAGCTCAAATCTATGTGGTTTGGGAGGAGGAAGCCAATATACTCCTGATCAGCCTAATTGTTTGAGTGGTAAGTTAGATCCTTCTTTACAAAATCTGAAATATTTGAGTTACTTAAACCTAAGCAACATCAATTTCCAAGGATTATCATTCCCATATTTCCTTGGCTCTCTCAAGAAGCTGACATTCCTTGACCTTTCCTTTACAATGTTTTCTGGAGTAGTGTCTCCCAGTCTTGgaaatttaacaaatttgaGCTATCTTAATCTCATTCCATCTCAACTTTCTGAAAGAACTCTTTCGGTTTCAAATATATATTGGCTCACCAATCTCTCTTCCTTACAATACTTGAATTTGCAAAACATAGACCTTAGCAAAGCTGAAACTCATTGGCTGCAAGTTGTTAATATGCTTCCTTCACTATCAGAGTTGTATTTGTCAAGTTGTGGTCTTCATCATCTCCCTCAAACTCTTCCATTTGTGAATTTAACGTCCCTTTCGGTCCTTGATCTCTCAAATAATGGCTTCAACTCTTCTTCTATTCCCCCATGGTTGTTTAATCTTACTGCCCTCATTAATCTCAGGATCAATTTATGTGACCTAAAAGGCCCCATCCCTAACATAGCAAGGGCTAGCCTATGCAATTTGAAGAATTTAGATATGTCGTTCAATTTTTTTATCGGTGGCCCAATAACTGAATTTATCCAAGCATTATCCGGATGTGGCAACCATAGACTAGAACAATTAAATTTGGGATCAAACCAACTTAGTGGTGTTTTGCCTCATTCCTTGGggtattttacacatttaagaGAGCTCCATCTCACCAACAACTCATTCTCAGGCCCAATTCCATCAAGTATACAACATTTATCACGTTTGGAGATACTAGATCTCTCTTACAACTTGATGAATGGAACCATCCCAGAATTTATTGGACAACTTACTGAGTTGAGCACTTTGGACCTCTTCAGTAATTCTTGGGAAGGTACCATGACTGAAACTCATTTCCTAAATCTCAAAAAACTAACTTGGTTTGCCTTGTCATCAACTAGGAAATCCTTAGTTCTCAATGTGACACATGATTGGACTCCCCCATTTAGTCTCCAAAATGTCCTAATCAAAGACTGCCAATTGGGTCCTGCATTCCCGGCATGGCTCAAAACTCAGAAGAATCTTCTTGAGATCTCCCTTGTAAACTCTTCAATTTCAGCTAAAATACCAAATTGGTTGTGGAATTTGTCTTCGTTGCCTTTGAAATTAGATCTTTCTCATAACCAATTGAGGGGAGACCTTCCTAAGTCATTATCTTTTGAGTGGGTAGATCTAAGTTACAATAATTTAACTGGTTCACTCCCACTGTGGCCTAGTGTGTCATATCTCTCATTAAGGAAAAACCTTCTTTCTGGACCATTACCAGTAAACATCTTCCAACGTATGAAAAAATTGGTCACCCTAGATCTTGCAGGAAACTTTCTAAATGGTAGTATCCCCTCATTGACCATTGGGCCGACGGGTTTGTGGTTTGTTGATTTATCGAACAATCTTTTATCTGGAAACATCCCCAGGCATTGGATGAGTATGCAAAATTTAGAGGCCATTGATCTGTCGGGAAACAATCTATTGGGTAACATCCCAACCTCATTGTGCTCACTACCTACTCTTAATTGGCTGCAACTAAGCTACAACAATTTTTCTGGAGATCTCTTTTCCACCTTGCAAAACTGCTCGAGCTTATATGCACTTGATGTTGGAGGTAATAGATTCTCAGGGACTTTGCCAAAATGGATTGGAAAAAGGCTACCTTCAATATCAGAATTGCGCCTACGAGGAAACATGCTCTCAGGACCCATTTTGGAACAATTGTGTTTTCTCGCTCATCTACATGTTTTGGACTTCgcacataataatttttcaggATCTATCCCTACTTGTTTGGGCAATTTGGCTGGTTTGAAATCTTTGGTCGAATATTCTACATCACCAATCCGAAGTCTCCTTCTTCCACTAACCTACTTGGAGCATATGGATTTGACTGCAAAGGGTGCCCAACGTGAATATTACAGCCAAATTTTCTTGATGAATAGTATAGATCTTTCAAGAAACAATCTAACTGGAGAGATTCCAGAAGCACTAACAAAGCTCTCATTACTATTTACCttaaatttgtcatggaatcaATTGACTGGAAAGATACCAGAGAATATGGGAGCATTGCATGGTTTAGAAACTCTTGACCTCTCATGCAACCATCTTTTAGGTCCCATTCCTCCAAGTATGTCTTCTTTGACTTTTTTAAGTCATTTGAACTTGTCATATAACAACTTGTCTGGACCTATTCCATCAGCCAACCAATTTCAAACTTTCATTGATCCGTCCATTTATGAGGGTAACCCACAACTTTGCGGGCCTCCATTGATAACAAATTGCTCATTATTGCCAAGTGATGGGGATACAGAAGCTGTAGATGAAGACAATGAGGAATTCAGTTCTGAAAAGTTATGGTTCTATGTAAGTGTTGTTTTGGGGTTCATTGTGGGATTTTGGATTGTTTGCGGTAGTTTGGTGATAAAGAAGTCTTGGAGACATGCTTACTTCAATTTTGTTGATGACAAGAAAGATAGGTTTTTTGTGGCTGTCAAAGTTAATATGGCTCGTTTGCAAGGGAAGATTGAAGCATAG
- the LOC115984721 gene encoding LRR receptor-like serine/threonine-protein kinase EFR, protein MLAFILLLCCGLLVTFVAGGNNETDRLALLEFKAKIADDPLQVMSSWNDSIHFCQWRGVTCGRRHQRVTVLNLPSSKLVGSISPHIGNLSFLRQITLQNNSLHNEIPLEIGYLHRLQVLRLNHNSISGKIPSNLSSCANLKTLLVTYNLLTGEIPATLGTLSKLQSFFIINNKMIGGIPPSFENLSSLDAFVASDNNLGGIIPPFFGQLTKLTLFSVPGNRFSGTIPPSISNLSSLILFDIADNQIQGHLPSYIDITLQNMEIFIIANNQFTGSIPIAIFNASNLEIFQLDLNELSGKVHSLEKLNRISSFSISSNNFGNGGENDLSFLCSLTNSTFLTDLEISFNNFGGELPKCVGNFSTTLIYLTLDNNKIYGKIPIEIGNMINLERLNMWNNKLSGNIPSEIGQLQKLKVLELHENYFFGNIPSSLGNLTVLLNLYLLDNNLEGNIPLSLSKCKELFSLILANKSQWFNISTSHWSLILTNFS, encoded by the coding sequence atGCTTGCTTTTATCCTTCTCTTGTGTTGTGGCTTGTTGGTCACCTTTGTTGCTGGCGGGAATAATGAGACAGACCGGTTAGCATTGCTTGAGTTCAAAGCGAAGATCGCTGATGATCCTCTCCAGGTTATGAGCTCTTGGAATGACAGCATCCACTTTTGCCAATGGCGAGGGGTCACCTGTGGTCGTCGACATCAGAGGGTCACCGTATTGAATTTGCCATCTTCAAAACTAGTAGGCTCCATATCACCACATATtggaaatttaagttttttgagGCAAATAACCCTCCAAAACAACAGCTTGCATAATGAAATCCCTCTTGAAATTGGTTATTTGCATAGATTGCAAGTCTTACGATTGAACCATAACTCAATCAGTGGTAAAATTCCTAGCAATTTATCCAGTTGCGCCAATCTCAAAACTCTTCTTGTCACTTACAACCTTCTGACTGGAGAAATCCCTGCAACGCTTGGCACCTTGTCAAAGCTCCAATCCTTCTTTATAATTAACAATAAAATGATTGGAGGTATCCCACCTTCTTTCGAGAACTTATCTTCTCTAGACGCCTTTGTAGCATCTGATAATAACTTAGGTGGGATTATCCCACCATTTTTTGGTCAATTGACCAAACTTACATTATTCAGTGTGCCTGGAAATAGGTTTTCTGGTACAATTCCTCCCTCAATATCCAATCTCTCTTCATTGATACTATTTGATATAGCAGACAACCAAATCCAAGGACATCTTCCATCATACATAGATATCACCCTACAAAATATGGAAATATTTATTATTGCAAACAACCAATTTACTGGATCTATCCCTATTGCAATATTTAATGCCTCAAATTTAGAGATATTTCAATTAGATCTAAATGAGCTAAGTGGAAAAGTTCATTCTTTGGAAAAGCTAAATAGAATTTCCTCTTTTTCCATTAGCAGTAACAATTTTGGAAATGGAGGTGAGAATGACTTgagttttctttgttctttgacAAATTCCACCTTTTTGACTGATTTGGAGATAAGTTTCAATAACTTTGGGGGAGAGTTGCCTAAGTGTGTTGGAAATTTTTCAACTACTCTTATCTATTTAACtctagataataataaaatatatggaaAGATTCCTATTGAAATTGGAAACATGATCAACTTGGAGAGACTTAACATGTGGAACAACAAATTATCAGGTAATATTCCCTCTGAAATTGGACAGCttcaaaagttaaaagttttggaattacatgaaaattatttctttgGGAACATTCCATCCTCTCTTGGAAATTTAACGGTCTTGTTGAACTTGTATTTACTTGATAATAATCTTGAAGGAAACATCCCGTTAAGTCTAAGCAAGTGCAAAGAAttgttttctttgattcttGCTAATAAATCTCAATGGTTCAATATCTCCACAAGTCATTGGTCTCTCATTCTCACCAACTTTTCTTGA